A single window of Rubripirellula lacrimiformis DNA harbors:
- a CDS encoding ROK family protein, with translation MSLFVGVDVGGTTSTIAIGDSQHRVLCISDQFATRSIDGPDATIADIVAQIKQQLHQLGRSEDEVSSITLATPGPATLDGVLLSTPNLDSRLWNKCPIRQRLEIAWACDGIAVPVRYIGDGQAAAVGESAIRTGLIHWDDSPMQGKADHFDSLFMVAVGTGLGGGEVRNGIPVQGSQGRAGHAGHLMLPVHAFRYEHDRNLKVGNAYCTSESAISLTALTHQLSYRLTLDQYKAHPLNRQTCSMKDKAKQLRELAADGDPLAVELLDDQARALGITMLMVNYLGDFDRLVIGGGVCDMIDPLKQRYLELVQTEYYDNALDGFRNFDQFSFSVCGDQASVIGALAHAMGK, from the coding sequence GTGTCGTTATTTGTCGGAGTTGATGTTGGCGGTACCACCAGTACGATCGCGATCGGCGACTCGCAGCACCGGGTGCTTTGCATCTCTGATCAATTTGCGACTCGGTCGATCGATGGACCCGACGCTACGATCGCGGACATCGTTGCCCAGATCAAGCAACAGTTGCATCAGCTGGGGCGATCCGAAGACGAGGTGTCGTCGATCACGCTGGCAACGCCCGGACCGGCGACGCTAGACGGCGTGCTGTTGTCGACGCCAAATTTGGATTCCAGGTTGTGGAACAAGTGTCCGATCCGCCAGCGGTTGGAGATTGCCTGGGCCTGCGACGGCATCGCGGTCCCGGTTCGCTACATCGGGGATGGCCAGGCAGCCGCGGTGGGTGAATCGGCGATTCGAACGGGATTGATTCACTGGGACGATTCGCCAATGCAAGGCAAGGCGGATCACTTCGATTCCCTGTTCATGGTCGCCGTTGGTACGGGGCTGGGAGGCGGCGAAGTTCGCAACGGCATTCCGGTTCAGGGTAGCCAAGGGCGGGCCGGTCATGCGGGTCACCTGATGCTGCCAGTCCATGCGTTTCGATATGAACATGATCGCAACCTGAAGGTCGGCAACGCCTACTGCACATCGGAGAGCGCGATTTCACTCACTGCGCTGACTCACCAATTGAGCTATCGGTTGACGCTGGACCAATACAAGGCCCATCCGCTGAACCGTCAAACCTGCAGCATGAAAGACAAGGCCAAGCAATTGCGAGAATTGGCGGCCGACGGCGATCCCCTGGCAGTCGAACTGTTGGACGATCAAGCGCGGGCTTTAGGGATCACCATGCTGATGGTGAACTACCTGGGCGACTTCGATCGGCTGGTGATCGGTGGTGGGGTCTGTGACATGATCGATCCGCTGAAACAGCGGTACCTCGAATTGGTCCAGACCGAATACTACGACAACGCACTGGACGGATTTCGAAACTTCGACCAATTCAGCTTTTCGGTCTGTGGCGATCAAGCGTCCGTGATCGGAGCCTTGGCCCACGCGATGGGCAAGTAG
- a CDS encoding DUF1573 domain-containing protein: MIRHFALAFSVAACLASTTVVAADWTATAFPIKTHDFGTVAVAAKTEFVFPVVNTMSSTMHIQTVRASCGCTTPIVQNQYIAPGQTGSILARFNTDTFKGKKGATLTVVIDQPFYSEVRLRVDGYIRSDMVFFPGAIEFGRSNQGEAVSKSTKVLYAGRSDWQIVDVRSNKPWLMPAVKETVREGGRVNYELTVDLREDAPTGFFQDEVVVVTNDRSMPNVPLRVSGQVESALSISPQAVALGSLKPGEGITRKLVLMGQKPFQIESITAENWDVKYEATSDLKKVHIVNPTFTYTGQNAGPQKVAFEIKTAGDDSVTAKGVLTADVRGQ, encoded by the coding sequence ATGATCCGCCACTTCGCCTTGGCTTTTTCCGTTGCCGCCTGCCTGGCATCCACCACCGTTGTTGCCGCCGATTGGACAGCCACGGCTTTCCCGATCAAGACGCACGACTTTGGAACTGTCGCGGTCGCAGCCAAAACGGAATTCGTGTTTCCGGTGGTCAACACGATGTCCAGCACGATGCACATCCAAACGGTCCGGGCTAGTTGTGGGTGCACGACCCCGATTGTGCAAAACCAATACATCGCTCCCGGCCAAACCGGATCGATCCTGGCTCGCTTCAACACGGACACTTTCAAAGGCAAAAAAGGCGCGACGCTGACCGTCGTGATCGACCAGCCCTTTTACAGCGAAGTCCGCCTGCGAGTGGATGGTTACATCCGCAGCGACATGGTCTTCTTTCCTGGTGCGATTGAATTCGGTCGATCCAACCAAGGCGAAGCCGTATCGAAGTCCACCAAGGTTCTGTACGCCGGACGCAGCGATTGGCAAATCGTCGATGTTCGAAGCAACAAACCTTGGCTGATGCCCGCCGTCAAAGAAACCGTTCGCGAAGGCGGTCGCGTCAACTATGAACTGACGGTCGATCTTCGCGAAGACGCGCCCACCGGTTTCTTCCAAGACGAAGTCGTGGTGGTCACCAATGACCGCAGCATGCCCAACGTACCGCTACGAGTTTCCGGACAGGTCGAATCGGCTCTTTCGATCTCGCCACAAGCCGTTGCCCTCGGGTCGCTGAAGCCAGGCGAGGGGATCACGCGAAAATTGGTTCTGATGGGCCAGAAGCCTTTTCAGATCGAATCCATCACCGCGGAAAACTGGGACGTGAAGTACGAAGCGACTTCGGATTTGAAGAAGGTTCACATCGTCAATCCAACCTTTACGTACACCGGTCAAAATGCGGGCCCGCAAAAAGTTGCCTTCGAAATCAAGACCGCAGGCGATGATTCGGTGACCGCCAAAGGCGTCCTGACCGCCGACGTCCGAGGCCAGTAA